TAGGGCATCTTTCTCGAAACAGCTATTTTGAAAAATTGTGGATGCATTTGAGAATATAACGCCCGTGAAGAAGGCTATATCCTTGAACTGAGCATCATCGAAATCAGCACCGTTGCTAAATTTTGCATAGTTAAATAGAGCTTTTCCGTCGAAACTGATGCGGTCAAAGGAATTTCCCCCATCGAACTGAACATATTTGAAATCTGCATCTTTAATGAAATGTGTATCTACTAAATGTACTTTCTTTTCGAATATAGTATATAATGGCTTGTTATCGTTTTTTTGTGTATCGAACAGCGTCACTTCATCATTAAATGTCGTGCCGCTGAAGTCAACTTGACCTTCGAAAGTCTTTCCCGCGAAGTTTACAGGTCCGTTGATGATCGAGTTTGTTATCTTTATATCTCCTCTGATCGGATCTTTCAGATTCCTAAGATCGAGGCTTCCATTTATGATAGCACCATCTATTGGTTCGAGATTTCCTGAACGAATATCTTTCAGGATATCGTGAGCGCTAATCGTCTCCATCTCTCCCGCATTCGGCTCACTGGAGCCTGCTGCCTGAATACAGAGGATCGCGAAAGATAAAATCATGAGTAATTTGATTTTGCTGAGCGTAATTCATCACCTGGAGACGATTACACCCCAATATATTTAATAATATCTCATAAGTTCGAAGGCAGAAGATCCTCGTTATTCCAAATTTCCTGGGATACGAAGCTGGCGACGCAGGCCAAACCTATCCGATCGATCGATTCCTTGAGACCTGGATTGATGTCCGATTCTGCATCCCATAGAGAAAGGGCCTTCCGGGGCCGTCCCTGATACCGCGCCGCCGGGTGCATTCGAGCTATTTTATATTATATCTCATCTAAAGCTCTGCCTACACCGCCCGGCATGTGAAGATGCTGTAGTGGAGCCACGCAGTGAACCCCTCCCTCGTCTCGACGAAGACCCCCGCCCTCTCGCCGAACTCGCGCCCCACCTCCACCCGGATCGAGGCGACCTGTGGAGCGCTCAGAACGTACCTCTCGGCGAGGTCGGAGGAGTCGAGGCGGAGGGGCGGCGCCGCCCGGACCTCGCGGAGGAGAAAGCCCGCTTCTTCGAGGGCCGCCTCCAGCTCGTCGATGGTAGAATACCACTTCTCGGTCCCCATCATCCCGTAGATCCGGTTTAGGCAGGCGGCGTCCCCCTCGTCGGCGAAGCAGGCCGACTGGTGGATGAACGCTTCGCCGGCTTGGAGCTGGCCACGGAGGTGGCGGAGGAGGGGCTGGAGCCCCGCCCTTCCGAAGTAGTGGAGGAGGGATCGGGCGACGAGAAGGAGGCTCCGGCCTTCCGCCCCGAGGTCCCGGCGGGTGAGGGTGGCGGCCGAGGCCGCGAGCCTCTCGATCCTCCCGTCGTCGCAGGCCGAAAGCTGCGCCTCGGATATGTCGACATCCACCAGCCGGACGCCTTCGAGGGGACGCCGCCTCAGGAGCTCTTTTAGGATAAAGCCGGTCCCGCCGCCGAGGTCTGCGATGACGTCGGGGCGGGAGGCTTCGACGGCCTGGAGGATGGCGGCGGTCAGGGGCTCCGCCACCTGGGGGTCAGAGAAGTAGCGGTGGTGGAAGCCCTCCCAGCGGGCGCCGTGGACCCGCGCCTCCCGCAGGACCGAATCCTCTTTCCTGGTCAAACGATTCTCCTCCCGTCTCGTTCAGGGGTCCTCTGGGACCCCTTCGATATCAATCGCCATTATCCGGCATTGCCGATAAACCGCCGAGATATTGCCGATAAATTGCCGATAACTCGTAGCTTCTCGCCCGCTTCGAGGGGTCCCTCAACACCAGCCAGCCGTCACTAACCCAGCCGCGGATGAGCACCCGGGCCATCCGGTCGGAGAGCCCCAGGGCCTCGGCAACGTCGGAGGTCCTGATCCTCTCCATCTTCGTAAAGAGGGCGAGGACGGCTCTTGCCCGAGGGTCGAGCCTTCGAAGCTCCTCGGGCTCGGGAGAAATCCCCTCTCTGGCAGAGCGTTGGGCCCCTTCCCTGGCCATGCGAAATACCCTGGCGGTCGTCTCGATGAAGTACTCCAGCCAGGGGGTGAGGTCCGCCTCCTCCCTCCCCTCGTAGTAGTTGTGATGGGGATGGGTGGCCAGCGCCCGATAGTACCCTTCGAGGTCCTGGGAGTGGAGCTCCTCCAGGGAGATGAGGCCGTTGAGACCGTATCCGCCCCTCTGGAGGATGAAGGTCGCGATGAGCCGGGCCGTCCTGCCGTTTCCGTCGTAGTAGGGGTGGATCGTGACGAACTGGTAGTGGACCAGTCCGGCGATTATGGGGACGGGGAGCCCCTCCCTCTCCGCCTCTTGGGCCCACCCTACCATCTCCGCCATGAGGGCCGGGACGTCTTTTGCCTCCGGCGGGAGGTAGACGATGGCTCCTGTCGCGGAGTCCCTGATGACGTTCTGGCCGTCCCGGTAGGGCGTCGGCTTCGGCCTCGCTCCTCCTCTCGCCTCCCCCCTTGGTCCCGTCTCCGAGCCCGTGCCCTTCGTCACCAGGGCGTGGAGGCGGCGGATCAGCTCCTCGGAGAGGGGCTTCTTCTCGGCGGCCCACTCTTCGACCCTCAAAAGTGCCGCCCAATAATTTCGCACCTCGGCGACGTCCCTTTCCCTCCCCTCGATCTCCCGGCCCGAGATAGCCTCCTCCGCCTCGGCGAGTGTCAGCCGGTTCCCTTCGATCCTGGTGGAAAAATGGGTCGAGCGGATTCGGGCGAGGCGGCGGAGCTCCGCCTCGATGGCCAGGGGGAGGGGCGTCTCGGCCACCACAGCCCGGGCCGCCTCGATCTCCATCAGGGAACGGGCTATGGCGGGGGTGATGACGTAGCGGGGGTGCCAGGGGGGTGGGGTCATGGAGGATCTATTCTGGTTAGTGGAGCCAGATCTTATCGTCTTTCGTCAGAATCTGAGCCAAAATTTTGAGGAGTTTATATCCTATATGCCATCTTAGTCATTTTCTCCGTTTGCTTTAGTCAGATCGATGTCGATTTCACCGACTAACTCCTTCATATCGGTTGATAGCTTTTCTAATTCAGCTTCTATTAGGTCCATCCGTTCTGATAGAACCAACAAGAATTCTCCTTTTTTAATAGAGTTTTTAATATAGTTCAATGTATTAATATAATCACTATCTGAATACTTTACATATTTCATTAAATGCTGTATATCCTCTGTCGATTGAGATTTTTCCATCATATTTATTAAATTAATATTTTCTCTATTCTCAATAAATATTTTAAATTTTTTCATTTTTATTAAAGCATCGTACATATACTCCTCATTTAAACATCCTGAAAGGTAATCCGAGAAACTATAATTCTTCTCGGAGATGACCAAAAATTCATTCAGCATTTCCAGTTCCGATTTAATCGTTAAGAGCAAATCTTCTGCCTTGAAATCATCCCTTGATATGTCATTTTTGCTCATAAAACTGAGAATTTCTAGAAGAGCTATATATAGAAAATCTGTATTCCTCAAAAGAGTATAATTGTTTTCACCGATGTTTTTATTGAATTTATTAGTGCCAATTAAATTCTTCATGAATTGTGCGCCGGAAAATAGTATTATAATGCTATCATTTATTTTTTCGTTCAACTCGATTACATATTGAATCGCCTTTGCATCACGATAATTTTGAATGGTTTTATTTTTTCTGCCCCTCATCAATTTCATGAATTGATTTGGATCTTGCTCGTTAATTTCGCGAACTACATTTATATAGTCCATAAAAAGACCCGGCACTATGCTATCAGGCTTTGGGTTAATATAATTTCTCATTAAATTTTTAAATAGATCTATCCCGCCATAAAAACTAGGGCTGAACAAAAACACTAAATCTGGCGCCACCTTGCACAAAGAGTCAAGCAATTCTTTAGAATTCATTTCATTTATTGTATCAAAATGCGCGAAGATCTCATAAATATAATCTATTTTTGATTTGAAATCATTTTTATTATCTATTCTTTCGCTTAATGTAATAAAATCAATACATTCTTCCAAATATGGCGGCAATAATAAAATAGGAACTTCGTATAACATATTCGTCTGTGATAGCAAACCCCATCGACCGATCTCTCTTCTCAATACGCGAGTTTTATCTTCTATACGACGTTCAAAAGGGAAACAATGCTCAAATATGTCATAAAAATCCAACGAAACAATTATTTTATAGTTATATTCACTAATTAATTCAAGATCCCCTTTCAGCATCTCTAAAGATTTTTTATAATATTTTGCCCATTTTATAAATTCATCCCATTCTTCTGGATATTGTTTGAAACCATACTGATTAGGCATAGTAGCATTACAGGCGTTATACTATATCCTTTTTCTCTATACACAATCTACCGTGCGTTAATATATTAATATAAAATACTAATATTAATGTATTACAGTTTTCCGTAAAAAATATATCCTAGATATGGATGTATTAAAAACTACTAAAGCCCCGGAACGGTGGTATAAATGGGCGAAAATAATACCTGCTTTGTTATTGCTCCAATCGGAAGTCCAAACTCTGACATCCGAAAGAGGTCTGATAAAATCCTAAGGTATGTTATACAACCTGCAGCTGAGCAACTTGGTTTCGAGGCTATAAGGGCTGATAAGATTTCAGAGCCGGGAATCATAACTTCTCAAATGATTCAACATATAATTGGAGATCCGATGGTTGTTGCGGATCTAACAGGCTGGAATCCTAACGTATTTTATGAATTGGCTATTCGTCATGCACTTAGAAAACCATATGTTCAAATTATTCGGAGAGGCGAACATCTACCGTTTGATGTATCCTCTGTTCGTACAGTTGAAGTAGATATAACTGATTTGGACGATGTTGAGGCAGCAAAAAATGAAATATGTCGTCAGATGAGATCGATGATGAAAAATGAAATTGAAATAGACAGTCCGATATCTGTTGCAATCGACTTAGAAGTCCTTCGTCTTAGTGGTAATCCCGAAAAGAGGCAAATTGCAGATGTGCTTTCTTCGATCAATGAATTAAGACAAGAAATACAAAAGCTTGGGAATAGGTTAACTGATCCAAAGTCGCTTATGCCTCCTTCTTATATTAAAGAAGTATTATTAAAGGAAGTTGGGCTATTCGAAGATTCGATAACACCCATGAAAAATAAATATATAATTAATAATAAAATAAATAAAACATTAGACCAGCTTAAAAACCACCTTTTAAGTGTGGATAATTCGAATAAGCTTGATTTTGATTGGCTTAAAAAAGCACAAAATCTCGTCTCAGAATTGGATATTGATATTAAAAATTATATGACCTCTCTCGATTTTTACTCGCAATGCAACATCTTAGATTTCTTTGTTAAAGATGATGCGACCGAATAATTGCCTTGTCAAGTTGTGCGACGCACCTGCAGCAGAGCTGTGGGGTATTCGATAAAAATAACTCGCTCAGCAGAGAGCTTGTATTTGGAGACAAGAGCAAGAGCGCCATCAGCAGATTGCGGCACTATTCCAATTTTAGAGTTATATACTTCATGATCTTTCGGGCGGAGGCCTCAGCACACCTCCGCCCCTTCCTCCTCCGCTTCCTCGCCCTCGGCGCCCTCCAGCTTCTCCAGCACCGGCCTCGTGGAGACCGAGTTCATCGAGAGGCCCAGCTCCTCCGGGCCGAGGCCCAGGGCGAGCCCCGCCATCTGGGTGACGTATAAGACGGGCAGATTGATCTCCTCGCCGAACTTCTTCTCCAGAAGCGGCTGGTTGGCGTCCAGCATCAGGTGGCATAAGGGGCACAGCGCGACGACGAAGTCTGCGCCTGACTCCTTGGCGTTTCTCAGGATTCGGATGAGGGTCTCGGCGGCGCCCTCCTCCTCGGGCATGAAGATGGGGCCGCAGCGGC
The sequence above is drawn from the Methanothrix harundinacea 6Ac genome and encodes:
- a CDS encoding class I SAM-dependent methyltransferase — its product is MTRKEDSVLREARVHGARWEGFHHRYFSDPQVAEPLTAAILQAVEASRPDVIADLGGGTGFILKELLRRRPLEGVRLVDVDISEAQLSACDDGRIERLAASAATLTRRDLGAEGRSLLLVARSLLHYFGRAGLQPLLRHLRGQLQAGEAFIHQSACFADEGDAACLNRIYGMMGTEKWYSTIDELEAALEEAGFLLREVRAAPPLRLDSSDLAERYVLSAPQVASIRVEVGREFGERAGVFVETREGFTAWLHYSIFTCRAV
- a CDS encoding Fic family protein; this translates as MTPPPWHPRYVITPAIARSLMEIEAARAVVAETPLPLAIEAELRRLARIRSTHFSTRIEGNRLTLAEAEEAISGREIEGRERDVAEVRNYWAALLRVEEWAAEKKPLSEELIRRLHALVTKGTGSETGPRGEARGGARPKPTPYRDGQNVIRDSATGAIVYLPPEAKDVPALMAEMVGWAQEAEREGLPVPIIAGLVHYQFVTIHPYYDGNGRTARLIATFILQRGGYGLNGLISLEELHSQDLEGYYRALATHPHHNYYEGREEADLTPWLEYFIETTARVFRMAREGAQRSAREGISPEPEELRRLDPRARAVLALFTKMERIRTSDVAEALGLSDRMARVLIRGWVSDGWLVLRDPSKRARSYELSAIYRQYLGGLSAMPDNGD
- a CDS encoding heterodisulfide reductase-related iron-sulfur binding cluster, whose amino-acid sequence is MAPTTSRPLAGLKAAPYYGCLLTRPGGGIDSPENPSILEDLIRTLGAEPTDFRLKMKCRCGPIFMPEEEGAAETLIRILRNAKESGADFVVALCPLCHLMLDANQPLLEKKFGEEINLPVLYVTQMAGLALGLGPEELGLSMNSVSTRPVLEKLEGAEGEEAEEEGAEVC